From the genome of Glycine soja cultivar W05 chromosome 14, ASM419377v2, whole genome shotgun sequence:
CGGACTCTTGTAATGTTGCTGCAAGTGCAAAGACAAAGTGTGGGACTAAAAAAGGACCAATGGACAAATTCTGTAAGAATCCAGAAAATGCAATCAATCGGAGAAAAATGGAGATGCTGAGGCAAATGAACATAAGAGAGTCAATGGATAAGAATGAAGTATTGAAGGTGCATCAACATATTGCTCGCTTTTGGTACCAAGCAGGTTTGTCATTCAACCTCATTAAATTGAAAAGCTTTGAGAACATGGTTGCAGCCATTGGTCAATATGGGCCACATTTGCCCATTCCTAGCTATCATGACATCAGAGTTCCACTCTTGAAGAAGGAAGTTGAATATACTGAAAATTTGATGAAAGGCCATAGGGAGCAATGGGTCAAGTATGGTTGTACTATTATGTCCGATGCATGGACTGATCGGAAACAAAGatgcatcattaatttttttattaactctcAAGCTGGTACCATGTTTTTGAAGTCTGTTGATGGCTCTGATTTTGTAAAGACAGGTGAAAAGCTTTTTGAGTTGCTTGATGCCATTGTGGAGGAAGTTGGAGAAGAGAATGTTGTTCAAGTTGTAACCGATAATGGGAGCAACTATGTTTTAGCGGGTAAGTTGTTGGAGGAGAAAAGGAAACATATTTATTGGACTCCTTGTGCAGCTCATTGTATTGATTTGATGCTTGAAGATATTGGGAAGCATCCCTTGATAAGGAAGACAATTAGAAGGGCAATTAATCTAGTTGGGTTTATCTATGCCCATTCTAGTACCTTAAGTTTGTTGAGAAATTTTACAAACAAGAGGGAATTGGTGAGACATGCTATTACTAGATTTGCCACTTCTTATCTAACCTTGGAAAGGCTTCACAAAGAGAAAGCCAATATTAGAAAAATGTTTACTTCTGATgaatggaccttgaacaagctatCTAAGGAGCCTAAGGGAAAAGAAGCTGCAAAGGTAGTGCTCATGCCTTCTTTTTGGAATAGTGTGGTTTACACTCTTAAAGTCATGGCTCCACTTGTGAAAGTGCTTCGTCTTGTGGATGGTGAAAGGAAACCAGCCATGGGCTATATTTATGAAGCAATGGACAAggcaaaagaaacaattatcaAGTCTTTCAACAACAATGAAAGCAAGTACAAAGATGTGTTTGAAATCATTGATAAAAGATGGAATTGTCAGCTTCATAGGCCATTGCATGCAGCTGCCCACTTCTTAAATCCAGAGTTCTTTTATGACAACACTGACTTAGAGTTTGATTTTGAGGTCACCAATGGTTTGCTTGAGTGCATTAAGAAGTTGATTCCACAATTTGATGTGCAACAGAAAATTCTAACCGAGTTGCATCTTTACAAGATTGGTGCTGACCACTTaaaggaaaacccattctcCTAGTAAGAAACTTTtatcatactatttttttttatgtattagtgATTTAGTGTTATAATTCAGAATTCTAAGTTATGCTCTTGGTTGGTAATTGGTATTGCAGCATATTGGTGGCGAATGTTTGGGTCACAAACTCCAAATTTGCAGAAGCTGGCTATTAAGATTTTGAGTTTGACTTGCAGTGCTTCAGGATGTGAAAGAAATTGGAGTGTGTTTGAGCAAGTAATTGTGACAAAACTCTaactatactttttaattttatttaattttgatgatcaAGTTATATTTGGAGTATATTTGAGATTGaaatcaacatttatttgttatgttgtagattcattccaaaaaaagaaagaggcttGAGCACAAGAGGTTGCATGATTTGGTGTTTGTCAAATACAACCAACAATTGAAGCAAAGATATAATGCAagagatgaaattgatccaatttCTCTTAATGATATTGATGTATGCAATGAATGGCTCGTGGGAGAGATGGAtcaagatgatgataatgatgctggaaatgatttggtatttgaagatgatgatgctcTAAATTGGGCAACTGTGTATCAGGCTTCGGGGGTTGGAGAGTGTAGGATGTATACTAGgcggaaaaaacaaaaaataagtgtTGCTGCTGCCCAAACTACTAAAAAACAGGCAATGGTTGTTGGATCTTCATCAAGGAAGCAAAAAGCAGTCCAAGAAAATGATGAGGATCTAGATGTTGAGGAGAATATTGATGTTgaatctgaagaagaagaaatcatggTCAATTTTGAGGCGTCTGATGGggaagagggagagggagatgcTCCATTACCATATGATAACAACGAAGATGATTATGTTGGGATTGGAGAAGATGATTAGAGCCTCAACCTTCACTTTGCACTTTGCATTAtgcttttatcattttcttattttgaactctttaatgagtttatttggtgttggtacttgattattgtatgaactcatgaaacttttttagtttatttgaatgcaatcctttgtttttttcaatttcaatgagtttatatatatgttttttttttttgtccgccATGACATCCGCCATTTTCCGCTACGCCATCCGCCATATTTTTATGGCGGATTTTTGACTTTCCGCCATGAACCGCCATccgccattaacaacattgAGTAGAAGCTAGTCAGTTGTAAGTAGTTAGTTAGCCAAttctgttagttagttagttagcaaATTCTGTTAGTCTCTAACAGAATTGTGTATATATTGTTTGTAAACCTGAAGTTCATTGAGtcaataaatgatattttacttcttcatttctctgtctctctctctctctcaattctCTTAGTCTAGAAACTCTATGACTAACAGACAAAATGAACAATAGCACTGCAAATCAAAAGAAACCACTGAAATTTCTGGCCATAAAACTTTGAATACATTTCAGTATTGGATGTCTTTCTTTACATATAGCAAAATCATCCTTCTATTATTAGATGTACAATTTTACAAACCTTCTTTCACTTTGAGGCACTACTGTGATTGTCTGGGGTAACATAATAAAGTGCCTTCGCTGCTGCTATCGCAGAATCCCCTCTCTTAACAATTTTCTGAAGGTCCTCAACCTTCTTTGACAAGGATGCAACATTTGTGTTGGTAGATTGAACCAGCTGATTTGAAGTTTCTAGTGCAGTGCATAACTGAATAaagggtaaaaaaatataacatactaAGTTGAACATAGAAGACAGATGAATAGTAGGAAAATAAAGATGAACCATACATTATAATCTTCTTCCCCCACCTCCTTCATTGgccaatataataataatgagagAAAATAGTCCATGCACTGAGTTACAGTGTCTTCTGATCATAAATTATCACTTGTGATAAGTTCATTGACTTTCACAAATTGTCTCTTTACACCTTAGTGTGTACACTATTTTCTCTTCACAGTAAGTCAATAACTACATACCTACCATgatttctaaattctaatagattgacagtgtaaaaaaaatactgatgcaaagaaattaaaatagtcTATGCACTGAGTTACTATCTTATGATCACAAATTGTCACTCGTGATAAGTTCATTAGTTCACTGACTTTCACAAATTGTCTCGTTACACTTGAGTGCATAAACTATTTTCTCcttataaataattacataCCTACAATAGTTTCTGATAGGTTGACAatgcaaatataaatatatttatactaatgcatagaaattaaaatctaacaacaacaataataataataataatgacagAAAATAGTTTGTGCATTGTGTTACACAGTCTTCCGATCACAAATTGTCACTTGTGATAAGTTCATTGACATTCACAAATTGTCCCTTTacagtaataataaaattggaTTTGGTTTATAGTAAGAGATTGAGAGTGCATAGCATGATGATGATACCTTCAAGGTGAGAGAGGTCCAGGAGTGGTCGGTGCCAGAGAGTGCGGAATTCAAGTGGTCGTAGTGTTCCTGAAACGACACAAAGGATTGCCGTTTTAACGCGACTTACAAATTCGAAGGAAATGAATGAATGGGGAATGAAAAGAAACGGAACCTGGAAGAGTTTGGTGAGGTCAGGGGGTGGATCGTTGTAGTTGAAAttggaagaagaaggaaaggttTCGCGAAGGAGAGAGTGTCCTTGTCCGtgttgttgttcttcttctccgacgtcGTTCAGGAGATCTCCGATGCACAAAAGGGGTCCTCCGATTCCTCTCATagacatttttctctctctgaTCCTTCTAACCTTGCGTTTCAATATTATTTTGCTTTGCTTTGCCTTTCAACTTCAAttcatttcatttaaatatGAGGGTATTCACGGGTACGGTTACTCGCgaaacagttttttttatcaaatccgATCCATTCCATTTAAATTCGTTTAAGTATTGAGTTTAGTcaccaattttaatatataaattcgttaatttatattaaattattattatttatttttatatataatatatatttttaaaattaaaaaatttaattactattattatcatACTAAATAACTATCAGtgaaactattttttcttttcttatttttcatgattttacttaatcattttaatgaaattaagattttaattcCTAATTGTAGAgtatctatttttcttttaaatttgtttaaaattattttagatataaTTCAAGTTTcaattgtattatttatttgactatttgagaatatttgaattttcaaattatgttttaatagttttgtttttttagtttattatatttgtgGGTATgtttgatgataatgataatatgaTTCCTCATCTTTTCTTCCACTATTTGATCACATGtaacaattataaataatatatttagtattccatttaataaaaaatttaacttatataaaatattaaattttaaaaaatagcatataaatttaaatgttttgacTCGTTCACCCAATTAAATCCAATTCACCTCATTTACAATATTGGATTTGTTTGGTTTGAGTTTTAATTATCAACATGTTCAAATGTGGTTGAGTTGAGTTATGGTTTTTTCAAACCCAACCCAAACCAACTTGCGTATATTCCTACTACGTAATTATTCTATATTTCTTGATAAGCTTATAaggaaaataaactaaaattaatagactaaaatgtaattttttttcttctattttgttaaatatgtgattttaatttctcaattttttaattaagatattatgtctctcacttttaaaaaatttacaatttaattattttcttttttaatttaaacattttatttctcatttttaaaaaaatttatcattttaatctttGTGACTAATTTCGAACCTTAACTTgtactttttaaaattgattgttaatatgattcctaaattattttaaaagtgtcAATTTGAtcccaaaaaatttaaaagttccaATTAGAtactttaattcttaaaaatacaatttttaactatcattatatttattattattttaaaatttgatcaaCACTGTCATCAACCTCTATCTCTGTCTTGAGTTTCACCTTCGATCCAGTCAGCGACGTCTTCAACAGCGTCACCATCGCCACCACCTATCGTGAGTCCCTAGAAGAGGTTGGGGTCATCTTCTACTCCATCTCTGAGGTTGTGCCTACTCTAGATCAAAGCCAGGCAAAGGGATCAAAACAAATCTGAGACATCATTCAAGCTCCGTCATGCACTGTTGCGTAGTCTTTCAGACGAAGGTAAGAGTTACATGGAGGAATTTATGATGGCATGGCGTTGACGTGAAAGCCAAGTTGGCAATTTTGTTACTTCTGTTATTCAATTGTTTGAAGGTTGTTAAGAATTAGTTTCATTAATTAGAAATTGTATATGATTTATCTAAATTGAGCAAGTATAAAAGCTCAATTCTACTATGTAATCAAGGATCCAATTTCATAAATACAATTGCTACTGATTCAACCATTTCTCTATCTTTATTCTCTATTCTCTGAAGGTTTCCGACATCATTTTGGCATCAAAGCACCAACCTCGCACCTGTGAAGATTATCAATGGTGGAGTACAATACTAGATCGCAAGATTTCAGAAAATTTGAAGATTCAATCAAAGAAACATTGAAGGAGATGAGCCAAAATATCAAGAAAATTGTAGATCATGTTGATGGACAAGAAACTCACATTTCAGCTCTTAATCATCAAAATACAG
Proteins encoded in this window:
- the LOC114385133 gene encoding uncharacterized protein LOC114385133, yielding MSMRGIGGPLLCIGDLLNDVGEEEQQHGQGHSLLRETFPSSSNFNYNDPPPDLTKLFQEHYDHLNSALSGTDHSWTSLTLKLCTALETSNQLVQSTNTNVASLSKKVEDLQKIVKRGDSAIAAAKALYYVTPDNHSSASK
- the LOC114384065 gene encoding uncharacterized protein LOC114384065 — translated: MAEPSSDAATASETKKNKADPGWKYCHSLVEGDTNTIVCNFCGKITKGGITRAKQHLIGKSGNIAACKKTPPNVIEELKEYMTTKKSGTTYSTSGSGNMANIRDFEFGEPIGCDGSEEDEFADSCNVAASAKTKCGTKKGPMDKFCKNPENAINRRKMEMLRQMNIRESMDKNEVLKVHQHIARFWYQAGLSFNLIKLKSFENMVAAIGQYGPHLPIPSYHDIRVPLLKKEVEYTENLMKGHREQWVKYGCTIMSDAWTDRKQRCIINFFINSQAGTMFLKSVDGSDFVKTGEKLFELLDAIVEEVGEENVVQVVTDNGSNYVLAGKLLEEKRKHIYWTPCAAHCIDLMLEDIGKHPLIRKTIRRAINLVGFIYAHSSTLSLLRNFTNKRELVRHAITRFATSYLTLERLHKEKANIRKMFTSDEWTLNKLSKEPKGKEAAKVVLMPSFWNSVVYTLKVMAPLVKVLRLVDGERKPAMGYIYEAMDKAKETIIKSFNNNESKYKDVFEIIDKRWNCQLHRPLHAAAHFLNPEFFYDNTDLEFDFEVTNDWC